The Prinia subflava isolate CZ2003 ecotype Zambia chromosome 6, Cam_Psub_1.2, whole genome shotgun sequence genome contains the following window.
AATGTATCCAGTGCCTTTCACTCAGGAAGAAATGGATGGGGTTCCCCTAGGATTAATAGAGGATGTATTTGAAGAAGGGACTTTTTTGGAAAGAGTTATGAGACTTTATCAACGTGCAAAAAAGAACTCTGTTCTCTTCCTGGCCACCTGCACACACTTAATCTACAACAAGGAGCTCATCAGGTACCTTGAGGAGAGCAAATTTGATGCTGTCCTTACAGATCCTTTTCTCCCCTGTGGGCAGATAGTGGCGGAGCATCTCTCCCTACCCTCCGTGTACTTCCTACAGCAAATGCCATGTGGTTTGGAATATCAAGCCACCCAGTGCCCCAATCCCCCTTCTTATGTCCCCAGAGCATTTACAGATCTTACAGACCGCATGACCTTTCTCCAGCGGGTCAAGAACATGATCTATGAAATCCcaaattttttcctctgtgataTTGTCTACCAACCTTATGCAAAACTGGCTTCAGAATTCCTGCAGCGGGAGGTGACCGTGCCGGATCTCCTGCGCCAGGCTTCCATTTGGCTCGTGAAACTGGACTTTGTCTTGCACTTCCCAAAACCCTTGATGCCCAACATGGTTTTGATTAGTGGAGTAAATTGTGCCCACAAGAAGCTAAATCAGGTGGGTCactctctgttttctcttgttGCTCTTGCCAGCTTTGGAACTTTTGGAAAAGCTGAAAGCCGGCTTTGGTCAGAAAGGTGGATTTGCAACTGCTCGTGCTTTGCAGAGAGGGGTTGGTTCTGGTATGTGTAAAGGATTATCAGAGCAGAAAGGGGAGAAAGTGTTGTATTTGGAATTAGCTCTGGGAGGCTCCCCATTGTTCCTgtgcctctgctccaggccagCTTTGGATTGCAGTGGGTTCCTCAGAGACTCTTCAAAGCCTCAAGGCTGTTGCTGTGATGCAAGACACACTTTGAATTGAGGATGTGTTCCTTTATCATTTATCCTCTGGTCCAATCTGGCTGTTTTTCTCTACAATTCTgacttcttttcttcctttaaggAAGGATTTTCAATGCTTTGAATTGTCATAGGCTCATCAAACATTGCCATCTGGAAGGACATTAGAGGTCTGTCTGAGAACCTCCTGTCAAAGCATGCCCAGTTAGGTAAGGATGTTCCCTTCTCTGTCTTGTCCAGATTTACGTGTCCCTACAATCTctaattttcagtgattttgtgTAACTTGGTACTCTGAGTGATGATCAAGTCTGTGAGGCTGGCAAAGCCGTGCAATCAGGTGTAATCCCTAATTAGAAAATTATTGTAGTTGGGACTGGTCTTACCAGAGAAATGCAACTCAGGCTTCTGTCCTCGCTGCCTCACTCCATCTTTCTTTGCCAGtgaatttttctgcttcttcacGTGGGTATTTCCAAAGCTGGAATCTTGAGGAACGTGGCAGGCTGTGGTCTCTCAGGTTGAGAAGCAGCCTCTCTGTGTTGTAGGCAGATGTCAGAAAATTTTGGCTTGGTGATGGCTGTGTGAGGTTTAACAGCCAATTTCAGAGGTCTCAAGGGGTTGCTGTGCCTTGGCAAGTGGCGCTCAAAGGTGACAAAAATGCGAAAGGTTTTATCATAAAAGATGAGGCTGACCTAGTGCATCCCCCACATTTATCAACAGCCTGAACTCTGCTTCTATGAACTTTTGCTGAACTTTTCTGAA
Protein-coding sequences here:
- the LOC134551865 gene encoding UDP-glucuronosyltransferase 1A1-like; its protein translation is MALGLSASPPVVVLLLSLLGLAAAGKLLVVPVDGSHWLSMREMLDMLQQKGHEVVVVAPEVTLHIKPSKNFVMKMYPVPFTQEEMDGVPLGLIEDVFEEGTFLERVMRLYQRAKKNSVLFLATCTHLIYNKELIRYLEESKFDAVLTDPFLPCGQIVAEHLSLPSVYFLQQMPCGLEYQATQCPNPPSYVPRAFTDLTDRMTFLQRVKNMIYEIPNFFLCDIVYQPYAKLASEFLQREVTVPDLLRQASIWLVKLDFVLHFPKPLMPNMVLISGVNCAHKKLNQASFGLQWVPQRLFKASRLLL